A section of the Marispirochaeta aestuarii genome encodes:
- the gltB gene encoding glutamate synthase large subunit: protein MHLKKRPGPIGLYRPEFEHENCGVGFVAHMKGQASHSIISNAEEILINMTHRGAVGSEVNTGDGAGILTAVPWKFLERVAEEDLGTRLPERGSYAVGLVFLPEREDSRKVIRQKTADLCEELGHTLLGWRTVPRDNSMIGPSALACEPWMEQVFIARREDSDQESFDRDLYILRKKLINSMRGGEYDPDHYLYVCSLSTKILVYKGMLTPEQLPRYFPDLRDPDYRSHLAMVHSRFSTNTFPSWDRAQPLRYMSHNGEINTLRGNINKMRSREGTLQSDSFGPVLQESFPVIEPDLSDSGTFDNVLELLYLDGRALEESVMMMIPEAWENHGQMGDQKKAFYEYNSCIMEPWDGPASISFTDGRVIGAVLDRNGLRPSRYYVTQDDLVIMASEVGVLPVPPETVVLKGRLEPGRMFLVDFEAGRIVDDEEVKSRISGKRPYREWLDRQKISLSELPAPQKQPGLDAADITRRLKLFGYTIEHLQVILKPMAEDHKEPLGSMGNDSPLAVLSSRSRLIYDYFKQLFAQVTNPPIDSIREEIIMSLDSFIGPEGNLLSVEESHAHRLHVPMPVLSNRELLALKNMDHRGWRSLCIDVTYPREEGEAGLVSTLDRITAEAEKAIREGYALIILSDRAASGDRVPVSMLLAQGAVHHHLVRQAKRAQIGMVLETGEPREVHHFCLLTGYGADAVNPYLALESLSYLNSEGYLDGSFSEEELVENYREALAKGMRKVFGKMGISTLKSYKGAQIFEAVGLASPVVERCFAGTASRIEGAGFDVLARETMMRHDTAYPSGNAPVWEDFLNNGDYAFRTDGEKHMWDPESIANLQIATRYRRRDLFDKFCERLDARSTQQSTLRGMLRFKKAESVPLEKVEPAENIMKRFVTGAMSYGSISREAHETLAIAMNRIGGKSNTGEGGEDPERFKPLPNGDSKRSAIKQVASGRFGVTIEYLANSDEIQIKMAQGAKPGEGGELPGHKVFDFIAKTRYSTPGVGLISPPPHHDIYSIEDLAQLIYDLKNANEKARISVKLVSEVGVGTIAAGVAKGHADHILISGHDGGTGASPLTGIKNAGLPWELGLAETHQTLVMNDLRSRVVLQTDGQLKTGRDVVIAALLGAEEFGVATAALVTMGCIMMRKCHKNTCPVGIATQDPRLRVKFRGSPEDVVTYFTYLAEKVREVMASLGFTRLDDMIGHTDMLEADPEVLNWKDQGLNLAPLLMSARKPYPEADVYCTRKQDHGLEFVLDRRILEDSEDVLDGRSSLVLSYPITNTDRTVGTILSNAIASRYGNDGLPKTRLAVNFKGSAGQSFGAWLAKGVNFSLEGDANDYVGKGLSGGTLVIHPPEESLFSAEENIIIGNVAFYGATGGSAFIRGRAAERFCVRNSGAQVVIEGVGDHGCEYMTGGRAVILGSVGRNFAAGMSGGIAYVYDPRMELDERINRELVDLDDLDKDDTEYLRGMLEQHCEYTGSDLAIRVLEEWESCLKNFRKVMPRDYKRVLEEQKAEQMEAVHG, encoded by the coding sequence ATGCACCTGAAAAAGAGACCCGGGCCAATCGGCCTGTATCGTCCCGAGTTTGAACATGAAAACTGCGGTGTCGGATTCGTGGCCCACATGAAAGGACAGGCCAGCCATTCGATTATCAGTAATGCGGAGGAGATCCTCATCAATATGACCCATCGCGGCGCGGTGGGCAGCGAAGTAAATACCGGCGATGGTGCCGGCATTTTGACAGCGGTTCCCTGGAAGTTCCTGGAACGGGTAGCCGAAGAAGATCTCGGTACCAGGCTCCCTGAACGCGGTTCTTATGCCGTGGGACTTGTATTTCTACCGGAAAGGGAAGATTCCCGCAAAGTGATTCGGCAAAAGACCGCTGATCTCTGCGAAGAGTTGGGACATACCCTCCTGGGCTGGAGAACGGTCCCCAGGGACAACAGCATGATAGGGCCCAGCGCCCTGGCCTGTGAACCCTGGATGGAGCAGGTCTTTATCGCCCGCAGGGAGGACTCCGATCAGGAATCCTTTGACAGGGATCTCTATATCCTGCGTAAAAAACTGATCAACTCCATGCGGGGTGGAGAGTACGATCCCGATCATTACCTCTACGTCTGCAGTCTTTCCACAAAGATCCTTGTTTACAAGGGAATGCTTACCCCTGAACAGCTGCCCCGGTATTTTCCGGATCTGCGTGACCCGGACTACAGGAGCCACCTGGCCATGGTCCATTCCCGTTTCTCCACCAATACCTTCCCCAGCTGGGACCGGGCACAACCCCTGCGTTATATGAGCCATAACGGAGAGATCAACACCCTGAGGGGAAACATAAACAAAATGCGGTCCCGGGAAGGAACCCTGCAAAGCGACAGCTTCGGTCCTGTCCTTCAGGAAAGTTTTCCCGTTATCGAACCGGACCTCTCGGACTCCGGGACCTTTGACAACGTACTGGAGCTGCTCTACCTGGACGGCCGCGCCCTGGAAGAGTCGGTCATGATGATGATTCCCGAGGCCTGGGAGAATCACGGTCAGATGGGAGACCAGAAAAAGGCATTTTACGAGTACAACTCCTGTATCATGGAACCCTGGGACGGTCCCGCTTCCATATCCTTTACCGACGGAAGGGTAATCGGTGCGGTTCTTGACCGCAATGGTCTGCGGCCTTCCCGCTACTACGTTACCCAGGACGACCTGGTCATCATGGCCAGCGAGGTGGGTGTTCTTCCCGTACCTCCGGAGACGGTTGTCCTGAAGGGACGCCTGGAGCCGGGAAGGATGTTTCTCGTCGATTTTGAAGCAGGCCGTATCGTCGACGACGAAGAGGTGAAATCGAGAATAAGCGGTAAGCGCCCGTACCGGGAGTGGCTGGACAGGCAGAAGATCTCCCTTTCAGAGCTGCCCGCACCCCAAAAGCAACCCGGCCTCGATGCGGCGGATATTACCCGGCGGCTCAAGCTCTTCGGTTACACCATTGAGCATCTTCAGGTGATCCTCAAGCCCATGGCGGAGGACCATAAGGAGCCCCTGGGGTCCATGGGGAATGATTCCCCTTTGGCGGTACTCTCATCCCGTTCCAGACTGATCTACGATTATTTCAAGCAGCTCTTTGCCCAGGTCACCAATCCTCCCATCGATTCAATCCGGGAAGAGATAATCATGTCCCTGGACTCCTTTATCGGTCCCGAGGGAAACCTGCTGTCCGTGGAAGAGTCCCACGCCCATCGTCTGCATGTACCCATGCCGGTTTTGAGCAATCGGGAGCTCCTGGCCCTCAAGAATATGGACCATCGCGGCTGGCGGAGTCTGTGCATCGACGTAACCTATCCCCGGGAAGAGGGGGAGGCCGGACTAGTCTCCACGCTGGACAGGATAACCGCTGAAGCGGAAAAGGCCATCCGGGAAGGCTACGCCCTGATCATTCTTTCCGACCGTGCAGCCTCCGGGGACAGGGTTCCCGTCAGTATGCTGCTTGCCCAGGGAGCGGTGCACCATCATCTGGTGCGGCAGGCAAAAAGGGCCCAGATCGGTATGGTCCTGGAGACCGGGGAACCCCGGGAGGTTCACCATTTTTGTCTTCTCACGGGCTACGGGGCTGACGCGGTAAACCCCTACCTTGCCCTGGAAAGTCTCTCGTACCTGAACAGCGAAGGCTACCTGGACGGCAGCTTCTCCGAGGAGGAGCTGGTGGAAAACTACCGGGAAGCCCTGGCCAAGGGAATGAGGAAGGTTTTCGGCAAGATGGGAATCTCAACCCTGAAGAGCTACAAGGGGGCCCAGATCTTCGAGGCCGTGGGCCTCGCTTCGCCGGTAGTGGAACGCTGTTTTGCCGGAACTGCGTCGCGCATCGAAGGCGCAGGCTTCGATGTTCTTGCCCGGGAGACTATGATGCGTCACGATACCGCCTACCCCTCAGGAAACGCACCGGTATGGGAGGATTTTCTCAATAACGGGGATTATGCCTTCAGGACGGATGGGGAAAAGCACATGTGGGACCCCGAATCCATTGCAAACCTGCAGATAGCCACCCGTTACAGACGGCGGGACCTTTTTGACAAGTTCTGCGAACGTCTGGATGCCCGTTCAACTCAGCAGTCTACCCTGAGGGGTATGCTGCGCTTCAAAAAGGCTGAGTCGGTACCCCTTGAAAAGGTTGAACCCGCAGAAAACATCATGAAGCGCTTTGTAACCGGGGCCATGAGTTACGGCTCGATTTCCCGGGAAGCCCACGAAACCCTGGCCATCGCCATGAACCGCATCGGCGGAAAGTCGAACACCGGCGAAGGAGGAGAGGATCCGGAGCGTTTCAAACCCCTGCCCAACGGTGATTCAAAGAGGTCTGCCATCAAGCAGGTCGCCTCGGGACGCTTCGGGGTGACCATCGAATATCTGGCAAACTCCGACGAAATCCAGATAAAGATGGCCCAGGGGGCAAAGCCCGGCGAAGGGGGAGAGCTTCCGGGTCACAAGGTCTTCGACTTTATCGCAAAAACCCGGTACTCAACCCCGGGGGTGGGACTTATCAGTCCGCCGCCTCACCACGATATCTATTCCATCGAGGACCTGGCCCAGCTTATCTATGATCTGAAAAACGCCAACGAAAAGGCCCGGATAAGCGTCAAACTCGTCTCGGAGGTGGGCGTAGGTACCATCGCCGCGGGGGTCGCCAAGGGACACGCGGACCATATCCTCATTTCCGGCCACGACGGCGGAACCGGTGCTTCCCCCTTGACGGGCATCAAAAACGCGGGGCTTCCCTGGGAGCTCGGGCTCGCTGAGACCCATCAGACCCTTGTTATGAACGACCTGAGGAGCCGGGTGGTGCTCCAGACCGACGGACAGCTCAAGACCGGCCGGGATGTCGTCATCGCAGCCCTGCTGGGGGCCGAGGAATTCGGCGTCGCCACCGCCGCCCTGGTGACCATGGGATGCATCATGATGCGCAAATGTCACAAGAACACCTGTCCCGTGGGTATCGCCACCCAGGACCCCAGACTCCGGGTAAAGTTCCGCGGAAGTCCGGAAGACGTGGTAACCTATTTCACCTATCTCGCGGAAAAGGTGAGAGAGGTCATGGCCTCCCTGGGTTTTACCCGGCTGGACGATATGATCGGGCATACGGATATGCTGGAGGCCGATCCGGAGGTACTGAACTGGAAGGACCAGGGGCTGAATCTGGCGCCCCTGCTGATGTCCGCCCGCAAGCCCTATCCGGAGGCAGACGTATACTGTACCCGGAAGCAGGACCACGGCCTGGAGTTCGTCCTTGACCGGCGTATTCTGGAAGATTCAGAGGATGTCCTGGACGGCAGGAGTTCCCTGGTTCTGAGTTATCCCATAACCAATACGGACCGCACCGTGGGAACAATCCTCAGCAATGCCATCGCCTCACGCTACGGTAACGACGGACTTCCGAAGACCCGCCTTGCGGTTAACTTCAAAGGCAGCGCGGGGCAGAGTTTTGGCGCCTGGCTTGCGAAGGGGGTTAACTTCAGCCTCGAGGGCGATGCCAACGACTACGTCGGAAAAGGACTGTCCGGAGGAACCCTGGTTATTCATCCCCCTGAAGAGAGTCTATTTTCGGCAGAGGAGAACATAATCATCGGTAATGTCGCCTTTTACGGGGCAACCGGCGGTAGCGCCTTTATTCGAGGACGGGCCGCCGAGCGTTTCTGCGTGCGGAATTCCGGAGCCCAGGTGGTAATCGAAGGTGTGGGAGATCACGGCTGCGAGTATATGACCGGCGGTCGTGCCGTCATCCTGGGATCGGTGGGGAGGAACTTCGCCGCCGGCATGAGCGGAGGAATAGCCTACGTCTATGACCCCCGTATGGAGCTGGATGAACGGATAAACCGGGAGCTTGTGGATCTGGACGACCTCGATAAGGACGATACCGAATATCTGCGGGGAATGCTGGAACAGCACTGTGAATATACCGGATCCGACCTCGCCATCAGGGTTCTGGAGGAATGGGAAAGTTGCCTGAAGAATTTCAGAAAAGTCATGCCCCGGGACTATAAGCGGGTACTGGAAGAACAGAAAGCCGAACAAATGGAGGCTGTACATGGGTAA